One Mercurialis annua linkage group LG3, ddMerAnnu1.2, whole genome shotgun sequence DNA window includes the following coding sequences:
- the LOC126674118 gene encoding probable aldo-keto reductase 1 isoform X2: MEKEIYQIPKVKLGNYGLEVSRVGLGCAGLSGFLNAPISHEDGSALIKEAFYKGVTFFDTSDKYGNHDNEIMLGKAMKQLPRDKVQLATKFGFVMLENGEFEIKGDAEYVRKCCEASLKRLDVEYIDLYYQHRVDTSVPIEETMEYSLWSRDIEEEIIPLCRQLGIGMVAYSPLGVGFFAGKAVVESLPAGSFLAQVHPRFKQENIEKNKVLYIRLADLSKKHGCTPPQLALAWLLHQGDDIVPIPGTTKIKNLNNNIGSLALTLREEDIKEISDAVQVNEVCGSREVPFLAKYTWRLANTPPK, encoded by the exons ATGGAGAAGGAAATATACCAAATACCAAAAGTGAAACTTGGAAATTATGGTTTAGAG GTTTCTAGAGTTGGATTAGGATGTGCAGGACTTTCTGGGTTTCTGAATGCTCCAATCTCTCATGAAGATGGAAGTGCTCTCATCAAAGAGGCTTTTTACAAAGGTGTCACCTTCTTTGATACATCTGATAAATATGGAAATCATGATAATGAAATCATGCTTGGCAAG GCTATGAAACAGCTTCCCCGAGATAAAGTTCAGTTGGCTACAAAATTTGGATTCGTGATGTTAGAGAATGGTGAATTTGAGATTAAGGGGGATGCTGAGTACGTAAGGAAATGTTGTGAAGCTAGTCTGAAACGATTGGATGTCGAGTATATAGATCTGTATTATCAGCATCGAGTTGACACTTCAGTGCCAATAGAGGAAACT ATGGAATATTCATTATGGAGCCGTGATATTGAAGAAGAGATCATTCCCCTTTGCCg ACAGCTTGGAATTGGGATGGTAGCATATAGTCCCCTTGGCGTTGGCTTCTTTGCTGGGAAGGCAGTTGTCGAAAGCTTGCCTGCCGGAAGTTTTTTG GCACAAGTACATCCGAGATTCAAACAAGAGAACATAGAGAAAAATAAAGTCCTATATATCCGACTTGCAGACTTGTCTAAGAAGCATGGCTGCACCCCTCCTCAGCTAGCTCTCGCATGGCTCCTCCATCAAGGGGACGACATTGTCCCAATTCCTG GAACAACCAAAATTAAGAACCTTAATAACAATATTGGCTCATTGGCATTGACACTTAGAGAAGAGGATATAAAAGAAATTTCTGATGCCGTGCAAGTTAATGAAGTTTGTGGCTCGAGAGAAGTACCGTTCCTAGCTAAATATACATGGAGGCTTGCAAATACGCCACCGAAATGA
- the LOC126674118 gene encoding perakine reductase-like isoform X1, whose product MEKEIYQIPKVKLGNYGLEVSRVGLGCAGLSGFLNAPISHEDGSALIKEAFYKGVTFFDTSDKYGNHDNEIMLGKAMKQLPRDKVQLATKFGFVMLENGEFEIKGDAEYVRKCCEASLKRLDVEYIDLYYQHRVDTSVPIEETMGELKNLVNEGKIKYVGLSEASSDTIKRAHAVHPVTALQMEYSLWSRDIEEEIIPLCRQLGIGMVAYSPLGVGFFAGKAVVESLPAGSFLAQVHPRFKQENIEKNKVLYIRLADLSKKHGCTPPQLALAWLLHQGDDIVPIPGTTKIKNLNNNIGSLALTLREEDIKEISDAVQVNEVCGSREVPFLAKYTWRLANTPPK is encoded by the exons ATGGAGAAGGAAATATACCAAATACCAAAAGTGAAACTTGGAAATTATGGTTTAGAG GTTTCTAGAGTTGGATTAGGATGTGCAGGACTTTCTGGGTTTCTGAATGCTCCAATCTCTCATGAAGATGGAAGTGCTCTCATCAAAGAGGCTTTTTACAAAGGTGTCACCTTCTTTGATACATCTGATAAATATGGAAATCATGATAATGAAATCATGCTTGGCAAG GCTATGAAACAGCTTCCCCGAGATAAAGTTCAGTTGGCTACAAAATTTGGATTCGTGATGTTAGAGAATGGTGAATTTGAGATTAAGGGGGATGCTGAGTACGTAAGGAAATGTTGTGAAGCTAGTCTGAAACGATTGGATGTCGAGTATATAGATCTGTATTATCAGCATCGAGTTGACACTTCAGTGCCAATAGAGGAAACT ATGGGAGAGCTTAAAAATCTGGTAAAtgaaggaaaaataaaatatgttggGTTATCAGAAGCAAGTTCAGACACTATAAAGAGAGCTCATGCAGTTCATCCCGTCACTGCCTTGCAGATGGAATATTCATTATGGAGCCGTGATATTGAAGAAGAGATCATTCCCCTTTGCCg ACAGCTTGGAATTGGGATGGTAGCATATAGTCCCCTTGGCGTTGGCTTCTTTGCTGGGAAGGCAGTTGTCGAAAGCTTGCCTGCCGGAAGTTTTTTG GCACAAGTACATCCGAGATTCAAACAAGAGAACATAGAGAAAAATAAAGTCCTATATATCCGACTTGCAGACTTGTCTAAGAAGCATGGCTGCACCCCTCCTCAGCTAGCTCTCGCATGGCTCCTCCATCAAGGGGACGACATTGTCCCAATTCCTG GAACAACCAAAATTAAGAACCTTAATAACAATATTGGCTCATTGGCATTGACACTTAGAGAAGAGGATATAAAAGAAATTTCTGATGCCGTGCAAGTTAATGAAGTTTGTGGCTCGAGAGAAGTACCGTTCCTAGCTAAATATACATGGAGGCTTGCAAATACGCCACCGAAATGA
- the LOC126674118 gene encoding perakine reductase-like isoform X3 gives MEKEIYQIPKVKLGNYGLEVSRVGLGCAGLSGFLNAPISHEDGSALIKEAFYKGVTFFDTSDKYGNHDNEIMLGKAMKQLPRDKVQLATKFGFVMLENGEFEIKGDAEYVRKCCEASLKRLDVEYIDLYYQHRVDTSVPIEETMGELKNLVNEGKIKYVGLSEASSDTIKRAHAVHPVTALQMEYSLWSRDIEEEIIPLCRQLGIGMVAYSPLGVGFFAGKAVVESLPAGSFLAQVHPRFKQENIEKNKVLYIRLADLSKKHGCTPPQLALAWLLHQGDDIVPIPGMQQETIH, from the exons ATGGAGAAGGAAATATACCAAATACCAAAAGTGAAACTTGGAAATTATGGTTTAGAG GTTTCTAGAGTTGGATTAGGATGTGCAGGACTTTCTGGGTTTCTGAATGCTCCAATCTCTCATGAAGATGGAAGTGCTCTCATCAAAGAGGCTTTTTACAAAGGTGTCACCTTCTTTGATACATCTGATAAATATGGAAATCATGATAATGAAATCATGCTTGGCAAG GCTATGAAACAGCTTCCCCGAGATAAAGTTCAGTTGGCTACAAAATTTGGATTCGTGATGTTAGAGAATGGTGAATTTGAGATTAAGGGGGATGCTGAGTACGTAAGGAAATGTTGTGAAGCTAGTCTGAAACGATTGGATGTCGAGTATATAGATCTGTATTATCAGCATCGAGTTGACACTTCAGTGCCAATAGAGGAAACT ATGGGAGAGCTTAAAAATCTGGTAAAtgaaggaaaaataaaatatgttggGTTATCAGAAGCAAGTTCAGACACTATAAAGAGAGCTCATGCAGTTCATCCCGTCACTGCCTTGCAGATGGAATATTCATTATGGAGCCGTGATATTGAAGAAGAGATCATTCCCCTTTGCCg ACAGCTTGGAATTGGGATGGTAGCATATAGTCCCCTTGGCGTTGGCTTCTTTGCTGGGAAGGCAGTTGTCGAAAGCTTGCCTGCCGGAAGTTTTTTG GCACAAGTACATCCGAGATTCAAACAAGAGAACATAGAGAAAAATAAAGTCCTATATATCCGACTTGCAGACTTGTCTAAGAAGCATGGCTGCACCCCTCCTCAGCTAGCTCTCGCATGGCTCCTCCATCAAGGGGACGACATTGTCCCAATTCCTGGTATGCAACAGGAAACAATTCACTA G